One Georgenia wutianyii DNA segment encodes these proteins:
- a CDS encoding WXG100 family type VII secretion target, producing MTRFEVDSSEVHGAAARARESAAAIHAEVARMMTQLLDLQATWSGGAAQSFAEVAEEWRATQQLVEQSLAQITEALDHAGRTYAEAEANAHGLFAR from the coding sequence ATGACGCGGTTCGAGGTGGACAGCTCCGAGGTCCACGGCGCGGCGGCGCGGGCGCGCGAGAGCGCGGCGGCGATCCACGCGGAGGTCGCCCGGATGATGACCCAGCTGCTCGACCTGCAGGCGACGTGGAGCGGTGGAGCGGCACAGAGCTTCGCCGAGGTCGCCGAGGAGTGGCGGGCCACCCAGCAGCTCGTCGAGCAGTCGCTCGCGCAGATCACCGAGGCGCTGGACCACGCCGGGCGGACCTACGCCGAGGCAGAGGCGAACGCCCACGGGCTGTTCGCCCGGTAG
- the groL gene encoding chaperonin GroEL (60 kDa chaperone family; promotes refolding of misfolded polypeptides especially under stressful conditions; forms two stacked rings of heptamers to form a barrel-shaped 14mer; ends can be capped by GroES; misfolded proteins enter the barrel where they are refolded when GroES binds) has protein sequence MAKMIAFDEEARRGMERGLNQLADTVKVTLGPKGRNVVLEKKWGAPTITNDGVSIAKEIDLEDPYEKIGAELVKEVAKKTDDVAGDGTTTATVLAQALVREGLRNVAAGANPIALRRGIEKAVAAVTEKLFEQAKPVETKEQIAATAAISAGDPAIGELIAEAIDKVGAEGVITVEESQTFGLELELTEGMRFDKGYISPYFVTDAERQEAVLEDAYVLLVESKIANVKDLLPLLEKVIQSGKPLAIIAEDVEGEALATLVVNKIRGTFKSVAVKAPGFGDRRKAMLQDMAILTGGQVISETVGLKLETADLDLLGQARKVVVTKDETTIVEGAGNPDQIEGRVAQIRAEIENSDSDYDREKLQERLAKLAGGVAVLKAGAATEVELKERKHRIEDAVRNAKAAQEEGIVAGGGVALIQAAKDAFDDLELEGDEATGANIVRVAADAPLKRIAINAGLEGGVVAEKVRNLPAGHGLNAATGEYEDLLANGIADPVKVTRSALENAASIAGLFLTTEAIVAEKPEKNGAPAGGGDDMGGMGGF, from the coding sequence ATGGCAAAGATGATTGCCTTTGACGAGGAGGCCCGTCGCGGTATGGAGCGCGGGCTCAACCAGCTCGCCGACACCGTGAAGGTCACGCTCGGCCCCAAGGGTCGCAACGTCGTCCTCGAGAAGAAGTGGGGCGCCCCCACGATCACCAACGACGGCGTGTCCATCGCCAAGGAGATCGACCTCGAGGACCCCTACGAGAAGATCGGCGCCGAGCTGGTCAAGGAGGTCGCGAAGAAGACCGACGACGTCGCCGGTGACGGCACGACGACGGCGACCGTCCTCGCCCAGGCGCTCGTCCGCGAGGGCCTGCGCAACGTGGCCGCCGGTGCGAACCCGATCGCGCTGCGCCGCGGCATCGAGAAGGCCGTCGCGGCCGTGACCGAGAAGCTCTTCGAGCAGGCGAAGCCGGTCGAGACCAAGGAGCAGATCGCCGCCACCGCCGCGATCTCCGCGGGCGACCCGGCCATCGGCGAGCTCATCGCCGAGGCCATCGACAAGGTCGGCGCCGAGGGCGTCATCACCGTCGAGGAGTCCCAGACCTTCGGCCTGGAGCTCGAGCTCACCGAGGGCATGCGCTTCGACAAGGGCTACATCTCGCCCTACTTCGTCACCGACGCCGAGCGCCAGGAGGCCGTCCTCGAGGACGCCTACGTCCTGCTCGTCGAGTCGAAGATCGCGAACGTCAAGGACCTGCTCCCGCTGCTCGAGAAGGTCATCCAGTCCGGCAAGCCGCTGGCGATCATCGCCGAGGACGTCGAGGGCGAGGCCCTGGCCACGCTCGTCGTCAACAAGATCCGCGGCACCTTCAAGTCCGTCGCCGTCAAGGCCCCGGGCTTCGGCGACCGCCGCAAGGCGATGCTCCAGGACATGGCCATCCTCACCGGCGGCCAGGTCATCTCCGAGACGGTCGGCCTCAAGCTCGAGACCGCGGACCTCGATCTCCTGGGCCAGGCCCGCAAGGTCGTCGTCACCAAGGACGAGACCACCATCGTCGAGGGCGCCGGCAACCCGGACCAGATCGAGGGCCGGGTCGCCCAGATCCGCGCCGAGATCGAGAACTCCGACTCGGACTACGACCGCGAGAAGCTCCAGGAGCGCCTCGCCAAGCTCGCCGGCGGCGTCGCCGTCCTCAAGGCGGGCGCGGCCACCGAGGTCGAGCTCAAGGAGCGCAAGCACCGCATCGAGGACGCCGTCCGCAACGCCAAGGCCGCCCAGGAGGAGGGCATCGTCGCCGGTGGTGGCGTCGCCCTCATCCAGGCCGCCAAGGACGCGTTCGACGACCTCGAGCTCGAGGGTGACGAGGCGACCGGTGCGAACATCGTCCGGGTCGCCGCGGACGCTCCGCTCAAGCGGATCGCCATCAACGCCGGCCTCGAGGGCGGCGTCGTCGCGGAGAAGGTGCGCAACCTCCCCGCGGGCCACGGCCTCAACGCCGCTACCGGCGAGTACGAGGACCTGCTGGCCAACGGCATCGCCGACCCGGTCAAGGTGACGCGCTCCGCCCTGGAGAACGCTGCCTCGATCGCCGGCCTGTTCCTCACCACCGAGGCCATCGTGGCCGAGAAGCCGGAGAAGAACGGCGCTCCGGCCGGCGGTGGCGACGACATGGGCGGCATGGGCGGGTTCTGA
- the moaA gene encoding GTP 3',8-cyclase MoaA — protein sequence MSVALSPELVHPLVDRYGRVHTDLRISLTDKCSLRCTYCMPAEGVPWLQRDMILTTDELVRVAEVAAALGVRTVRLTGGEPLLRKDVVEVVARMSRVESAHGPLELSMTTNGILLPKFADDLAAAGLQRANISLDTLRADRFHELTRRDKLAEVLAGIDAAKASGMAPVKLNVVAMRDVNDDEIVDLVRFATERALEVRFIEQMPLDAGHIWSRVRMVTGEEILERLEEEFRLTPMPGRASAPAERFLVDDGPTTVGIIRSVTRPFCGTCDRVRITADGQLRNCLFSREESDLLTPLRNGGTDDDLARVLHTCIAGKLPGHGINDPDFLQPDRPMSAIGG from the coding sequence GTGAGCGTCGCGCTCTCCCCGGAGCTGGTGCACCCGCTCGTCGACCGCTACGGCCGGGTCCACACCGACCTGAGGATCTCCCTCACCGACAAGTGCTCGCTGCGCTGCACCTACTGCATGCCGGCCGAGGGTGTGCCGTGGCTCCAGCGCGACATGATCCTCACGACCGACGAGCTCGTGCGGGTCGCCGAGGTCGCCGCGGCACTCGGTGTGCGCACCGTGCGGCTCACCGGAGGGGAGCCGCTGCTGCGCAAGGACGTCGTCGAGGTCGTCGCCCGCATGTCGCGCGTCGAGAGCGCGCACGGGCCGCTCGAGCTGTCGATGACCACCAACGGCATCCTCCTGCCCAAGTTCGCCGACGACCTCGCCGCGGCCGGGCTGCAGCGGGCCAACATCAGCCTCGACACCCTGCGCGCCGACCGCTTCCACGAGCTCACCCGGCGCGACAAGCTCGCCGAGGTGCTCGCCGGGATCGACGCCGCGAAGGCCTCCGGCATGGCCCCGGTCAAGCTCAACGTCGTGGCCATGCGGGACGTCAACGACGACGAGATCGTCGACCTCGTCCGCTTCGCCACCGAGCGCGCCCTGGAGGTGCGGTTCATCGAGCAGATGCCGCTCGACGCCGGGCACATCTGGTCACGCGTGCGGATGGTCACCGGCGAGGAGATCCTCGAGCGGCTCGAGGAGGAGTTCCGCCTCACCCCGATGCCCGGGCGTGCCTCGGCCCCAGCCGAGCGGTTCCTCGTCGACGACGGCCCGACCACCGTCGGCATCATCCGGTCGGTGACACGGCCGTTCTGCGGGACGTGCGACCGCGTGCGGATCACCGCCGACGGCCAGCTGCGCAACTGCCTGTTCTCGCGGGAGGAGTCCGACCTCCTCACCCCGCTGCGCAACGGCGGCACCGACGACGACCTCGCCCGCGTGCTGCACACGTGCATCGCCGGCAAGCTCCCGGGTCACGGGATCAACGACCCGGACTTCCTCCAGCCGGACCGCCCGATGAGCGCGATCGGCGGCTGA
- a CDS encoding MoaD/ThiS family protein, whose amino-acid sequence MSTVRYFAAAAEAAGRTEEPVEPGTVGQLRTVLAERHGANLARVLQRCSVLVNGERSEDDAPVAEGDVVDILPPFAGG is encoded by the coding sequence GTGAGCACGGTGAGGTACTTCGCGGCGGCCGCCGAGGCGGCGGGCCGCACCGAGGAGCCGGTCGAGCCGGGCACGGTGGGCCAGCTGCGCACCGTCCTCGCGGAGCGGCACGGGGCGAACCTCGCCCGGGTGCTGCAGCGCTGCTCGGTGCTCGTCAACGGCGAGCGCAGCGAGGACGACGCGCCCGTCGCCGAGGGCGACGTCGTCGACATCCTGCCCCCGTTCGCCGGGGGCTGA
- a CDS encoding MogA/MoaB family molybdenum cofactor biosynthesis protein: protein MLDNVPATVLTVSTRCSRMEREDVSGPLAARLLTELGLAVGAVRVVPDGVEPVRAALRAALEDGARVVLTTGGTGVSPTDRTPEATAEVLERQLPGVVDAVRRHSVAPAAVLSRALAGTVGDAVVVNAPGSPRGVEDTLAVVGPLLPHILDQLAGGDH from the coding sequence ATGCTCGACAACGTGCCTGCGACGGTCCTCACCGTCTCCACGCGGTGCAGCCGCATGGAGCGCGAGGACGTCTCCGGCCCGCTCGCCGCCCGCCTGCTCACCGAGCTCGGGCTGGCGGTCGGGGCGGTGCGCGTCGTGCCCGACGGTGTCGAGCCGGTCCGCGCCGCGCTGCGTGCGGCGCTCGAGGACGGCGCGCGCGTCGTCCTCACCACCGGCGGCACCGGTGTCAGCCCCACCGACCGCACCCCCGAGGCCACCGCCGAGGTGCTCGAGCGGCAGCTGCCCGGCGTCGTGGACGCCGTGCGTCGCCACAGCGTCGCCCCGGCCGCCGTCCTCAGCCGTGCCCTCGCCGGCACGGTGGGGGACGCCGTCGTCGTCAACGCACCGGGCAGCCCGCGCGGGGTGGAGGACACCCTCGCCGTGGTCGGCCCGCTGCTGCCCCACATCCTTGACCAGCTCGCCGGAGGAGATCACTGA
- a CDS encoding DUF4031 domain-containing protein, with amino-acid sequence MVVLLDRPRWPAHGTLWAHLVSDTSLAELHDFASRCGVPRRAFDLDHYDVPAERHAELLAAGARDVTGHELIRRLRAAGLRVPAVERPVRRALVARWEDLQPGHPGVGEEVLARWGEPHRVYHSLAHLTAVLDRLDLLAAAGEQVTPEVRLAAWFHDAVHDGASPADEDASAELAARLLAPAVGVARAGEVARLVRLTAGHETAPDDDAGHALCDADLGVLGGSPQEYSAYADQVRDEYRDVPDADFRRGRVAVLHRLLDRPALYRTAAGARLWEAAARRNVAAEITSLRAGR; translated from the coding sequence GTGGTCGTCCTCCTCGACCGGCCGCGCTGGCCGGCCCACGGCACGCTCTGGGCGCACCTCGTGTCCGACACCAGCCTCGCCGAGCTGCACGACTTCGCCTCCCGCTGCGGCGTCCCGCGCCGGGCCTTCGACCTCGACCACTACGACGTGCCCGCCGAGCGGCACGCCGAGCTCCTCGCCGCCGGGGCGCGGGACGTCACCGGGCACGAGCTCATCCGGCGGCTGCGGGCCGCCGGGCTGCGCGTGCCGGCCGTCGAACGGCCCGTCCGCCGGGCCCTCGTCGCGCGCTGGGAGGACCTGCAGCCCGGCCACCCCGGGGTGGGGGAGGAGGTCCTCGCCCGGTGGGGCGAGCCGCACCGGGTCTACCACTCCCTCGCTCATCTCACCGCGGTGCTCGACCGGCTCGATCTCCTCGCCGCCGCCGGCGAGCAGGTCACCCCCGAGGTCCGGCTCGCCGCGTGGTTCCACGACGCCGTGCACGACGGCGCCAGCCCAGCCGACGAGGACGCCTCGGCCGAGCTCGCCGCCCGTCTGCTCGCCCCGGCGGTGGGTGTCGCGCGCGCCGGGGAGGTCGCCCGGCTCGTGCGGCTGACCGCCGGCCACGAGACCGCCCCCGACGACGACGCCGGGCACGCGCTCTGCGACGCCGACCTCGGCGTGCTCGGCGGCTCGCCGCAGGAGTACTCCGCCTACGCCGACCAGGTGCGCGACGAGTACCGCGACGTGCCGGACGCGGACTTCCGCCGCGGCCGCGTGGCCGTCCTCCACCGGCTGCTCGACAGGCCCGCGCTCTACCGCACCGCGGCCGGTGCACGGCTGTGGGAGGCGGCTGCCCGCCGTAACGTCGCCGCCGAGATCACCTCCCTCCGCGCCGGCCGCTGA
- a CDS encoding MgtC/SapB family protein, which translates to MWELTAELRDELVMVGLAFVLSAGIGAEREYHRKDAGLRTHVLVGVGAALFAVVSAYGFAAVTGERPGDPTRIAAQIVSGVGFLGAGVILTRGHVVHGLTTAATIWLVSAVGTACGAGLPIFAIAVTAGYLVLLPLVSVISERMPKAPEISNIVLRYLDGHDALRTVFTTATRLRCRGAVLSSDVVGPGLTEVRLEFIGRHDKQELVAALTPLEGIQRVLLVEESSQ; encoded by the coding sequence ATGTGGGAGCTGACTGCGGAGCTGCGTGACGAGCTCGTCATGGTCGGCCTGGCGTTCGTGCTCTCCGCCGGCATCGGCGCGGAGCGGGAGTACCACCGCAAGGACGCCGGGCTGCGGACCCACGTTCTCGTCGGGGTGGGCGCGGCGCTCTTCGCCGTCGTCTCCGCCTACGGCTTCGCCGCCGTCACCGGGGAGAGACCCGGGGACCCCACCCGCATCGCCGCCCAGATCGTCAGCGGCGTCGGGTTCCTCGGCGCCGGCGTCATCCTCACCCGCGGCCACGTGGTCCACGGGCTCACGACGGCGGCGACCATCTGGCTCGTCTCGGCGGTGGGGACCGCCTGCGGGGCCGGGCTGCCGATCTTCGCCATCGCCGTGACCGCGGGCTACCTCGTCCTCCTCCCGCTGGTCAGCGTGATCAGCGAGCGGATGCCCAAGGCGCCGGAGATCTCGAACATCGTCCTGCGCTACCTCGACGGCCACGACGCGCTGCGCACGGTCTTCACCACCGCCACCCGGCTCAGGTGCCGGGGCGCGGTGCTCAGCTCCGACGTCGTCGGGCCAGGGCTCACCGAGGTGCGCCTGGAGTTCATCGGCCGGCACGACAAGCAGGAGCTCGTGGCCGCGCTCACACCGCTCGAGGGTATCCAGCGGGTCCTCCTCGTCGAGGAGAGCAGCCAGTAG
- a CDS encoding molybdenum cofactor biosynthesis protein MoaE — translation MGESTLTAVSAEPLDLSTHLAAVSTASTGAVATFIGQVRDHSPDATDAVVRLEYSAHPDVERALEEIVADVVGPHEDVRVAVSHRVGVLDIGDVAIIACAASSHRDLAFTVCREVVEAVKARLPVWKKQVLADGSHTWVGSA, via the coding sequence ATGGGAGAGTCCACGCTCACCGCGGTCAGCGCTGAGCCGCTCGACCTGAGCACCCACCTCGCGGCTGTCTCGACCGCCTCGACCGGGGCCGTCGCGACGTTCATCGGCCAGGTCCGCGACCACAGCCCGGACGCCACCGACGCCGTCGTGCGCCTGGAGTACAGCGCCCACCCCGACGTCGAGCGCGCCCTGGAGGAGATCGTCGCCGACGTCGTCGGACCTCACGAGGACGTGCGGGTGGCCGTGAGCCACCGCGTCGGCGTCCTCGACATCGGCGACGTCGCGATCATCGCGTGCGCCGCCAGCTCGCACCGCGACCTCGCCTTCACCGTGTGCCGGGAGGTCGTCGAGGCCGTCAAGGCCCGGCTGCCGGTGTGGAAGAAGCAGGTCCTCGCCGACGGCAGCCATACCTGGGTGGGGTCGGCGTGA